The nucleotide window attaattttatgtgataaaaatatgaaattttcattatttattataccataaaattttaatatgttaaaagttattttttattaatataaattaatttattattataaaaattttatccttaatatttttatttattagatttagttaaatttatttaatagttttttataaaatattttcaatCACTAAATAcactaatatattattattatttttattattgttagTTTTAactataattgaaatttaaattcttaattttttttattttcatcgaTTTAATAATGGGATCAAATTTAATAACCTTCAAGAAACTACAACAATCCAAAGTCTTTAACTTTGGTCTCCAGCACCTGAATGCCACGTTTTCTTCTCTGCTTAATGCCTGAGAAGCCTGCCCCCGCCGCCCCTTTCCTCTATCCCTTCATTCAATTACATTACTGGCAGCAAAAATCTCTCACCAATTTTAAGGATCAGGGAGCTCAAGGCACCCGCCAGGCCACGAGAAGCACGTCGTCTCTCTTGTAAGATTAATGCCAGTTTACCAAacgtttttttccttttccttttttggTTGGGTCATTGTTTTTCTCATTTGCGTAAATTGCTTTGTTTCTTGTTAGGATTCTTTGATTAAAGAATGGATATCTGATTACAGCTCAGGTTCTTAAGTATTTGTTAATAGTTTCTTATGTCGTGTTTGAATCATGACCACATAATTTGATTAGTTTAATGTTTCAGATAAATGAATATACATTTCTGCTGATTTAGTTCATGGGTTTCCGGAGAAAGGAAAACCTAgaacaatttaatatttttaacttttaggcttttttcttttttaaatttgcAATTCTGGCCCACTGGTCTCTCTGATTTTATCCTTTTGCCGCTGTCTGAAAACAAGCTTTGAGGCCAAGGTGATGCCACGTTGCCCATATGAATAAAGCGAGAAGATAACTTTATGCTTTaaaaggaaaataataataataatatattaaatacacTGTAGAGCGagggagggagagggagagggagagagagacagagagagagagagagagagaggggaagaGAAAAACCCTTGTATTGTTTTTATTGAAATGAGTGGTGTGGGTTTTTTGTGGAGCTCTTTTCTTTGTTTCTGCTTGGAAAAATAGAGAGAATTTTTGAGGCTGTCGTGTTTCTTTATACAGTGCAACTAAGGCCTTCTTGTGTTGTGTGGTTCTCTTTTTAAGTTCGTTAAGCAGGAAGAGGAAAATCCTTTCTTGGGGCTGATGGTACTtgttcatctctctctctctttctagcCTAGGATACAGGTGGATGCTGGTGCTTGTTTAGTTTTTGTGATGAGAATAATATACATGCGTGCTTGATCCTGTGTTGTGAAAAGGGTATCTTAAATTCTCTCTTTTCTATGGAtatttttattgcattttaatttttGGTTGTGCTGGAGGTGCTTTCGATTTTTTGTAGTGTAAAGTGCATATGAACACAATCATATGTTATCGTTCTGGTGGACGAActagaaattttgaaaaaaatgaaggaaaaaagtCTGTAAAAAGGGTGTGTTGTGTTTACTTTGCTAGTCCATATTTTCATAATAATGAAAGTTGATTGGTTTTCTTGGTGGTAAGGTGTCTGTGTTATTGTCTGATGAAAAAATTTACGTGCTAAGAGTTCATTTTATTTGCTTTGACGCCTAGCAGTGAGATAGCACTTCTATTTGAGAAGCTGAGTGGTTGGGCTTTGGATTGATGAGAAGTTGGGTTCTTTTTGGTTGTCCATGAAAATGAGGTTTTGATTGAAGATGGTAACAGTAAAAATGAGGGACTGTGGTAGGAGCTGGAGAATCCCTCCATTTCTTGGATGCTTTGCACCTCTAGGGGGATGATCATGGAGGATTTTTCTGGGTCTTCTTGGCAGAAGTCTGATAATTCTAGGGGATTGAGTACCTCCAGAGTCTCAGATTGTAATCGAAGACCTGCAACGCGATATTCTGTGTTTAGAAAGGAGACTGATAGGCTTGTGCTGGCGCGCCATAACCCCAAAAACCAGGTTAGTTTTTTTGGGGGTTACAAGGATGAAGCTGCAGTTGACCCTTTTGCCCGAACTTTAGAATGGGGTGATGTTAGCTTGAGGCAGTGGTTGGACAAACCTGAAAGATCCATTGATGAATTTGAATGTTTACATATATTTAGGCAAATAGTTGAGATTGTAAATGAGGCACATTCTCAAGGAATTGTTGTTCATAATGTCCGGCCTTCTTGCTTCCTAATGACATCATTTAACCATGTGTCTTTCATTGAGTCTGCTTCTTGTTCGGATTCTGGGTCGGATTCTCTAGAAGACGGACTGAATAGCCAAACCTTGGAGGTTAAAAATTCATCATCTCCCTTGCCTAATGACATGTTTCAGCACAGTAGTAGGTTAGGAAGTGAAGCTTTTCAGCCTGGATCTACTCCAAAGAATGCTTTATCAGAAGCTAGTTGCATTCAATCAAGTTCAGTTCATGCCACCCATGTGCCATTGGGGGAGGAGACTGAAGAAGATAAAATCTGTGATAGGAGGAACGctgaacaagaagaagaagaaaggaagcaaCCTTTTCCAATGAAGCAGATATTGCTTATGGAGACCAGTTGGTACTCTAGTCCTGAAGAGGTTGCTTGTTCACCAAGCACTTGTGCTTCAGACATCTACAGATTAGGAGTTCTTCTATTTGAGGTTTGTAATGAAAAATGCTGCATTTCTTACATTAAAGATTAAAGATCAGAATAAAATGGATTTTAACTTATATGGCctggattgaaatttttgaaCCCTGCTTGATTTTCTGTCTACGCTCATATGATATGGTTCTACTTCTGAACAGTTGTTCTGCCCATTCAGCTCAAGAGAAGACAAGAGCAGAACTATGTCTAGTCTGAGGCATCGGATTCTTCCTCCTCAATTGTTACTGAAGTGGCCAAAAGAAGCTTCATTTTGCCTATGGTTATTGCACCCAGAGCCTAGTAGTCGGCCAAAAATGGGGTGAATATGCATTTCCACATACActatttgcaatttttttttctctttacattttagCAGTAGCATGTGTTCTTGTTTGTGTGCATTTATACTTACAGTttcaattttatgtttaaatggATATAGCATAATTCAAATTAGTAGTTATCTCATAGATGATTGTGCAAGAAACTACCATGCCTTTCAATTGAAGATGGGAACCACATGCATTAATAGAGCTTATTTTAGGACTTCAAATGTAACTACTCTTGTCTTTATGTAACCATCTACAAATATAAGATTTTAATGTGACTTCATTGTGCATGGCACTGCTATGACCCTAGTCTTTTCTTGCCTCGTGCAAATTATAATTTTCAACATCAACAAGTAAAgccatgttaatccttttaaatCACATGCAATCATTTCTATTTCAGATTTAAGTCAATTTTGTGCCCTTCCAGATGTGATCTTTAATTTTCTGCTTCCATTCATTTATCTTCATCATGTAAAGAAGCTTGCCTCTGAGACACAAAAGCATTatagttaatttttatttaaattatatgaaATCAAGTTTTAATGGTCTTAACTCTTTTCATATCTTGTGTGACAGTGAGTTGTTACTGAGTGAGTTTCTTAATGAACCAAGAGAGAATTTAGAAGAACGTGAAGCAGCAATACAACTTAGAGAGAGAATAGAGGAGCAGGAGTTGTTGCTGGAATTCCTTCTGTTGATACAACAAAGAAAACAGGAAGCTGCTGATAAGTTACAAGATACTGTTTCTCTCCTGTGTTCCGATATTGAAGAAGTTATGGCGCACCGAACATTTCTTAAGAAAAAGGGCGGCTCAGGCCTAGAAAGACCGAAGGATGATAATTTTGCATCAAATCTCCCTCAATTGAGTCTTGTTGATAATGATGAGTCTTCTAGCTTGGGTAATAGAAAACGATTCCGACCAGGCATTCAGATTCTTGATGTAGAGGAATGTGATGATAATCTAGATGATGGTCAGAACTCAGATATGCTCACAGAAACTCAAGAAAGTCTACTCTTCAAAAGTTCACGATTGATGAAGAACTTTAAGAAAGTAGAGTCGGCATATTTTTTGACAAGATGCAGGCCAGCAAGGCCATCAGGGAAACTTTGCACTAGACATTCACCAATGAGTAGTGATGGGAGAGGTTCTATTGTTGTTACTGAAAGGAGCTCCATTAATAACTTAGCACCAAAAGAGCTGCATGTTGAGAGTAGAAGAAGTGGATGGATAAGTCCATTTCTCGAGGGTTTTTGCAAGTATTTATCTTTCAGTAAGTTAAAAGTTAAGGCTGATTTGAAACAAGGCGATTTGTTGAACTCTTCGAACCTAGTGTGCTCCCTTAGTTTTGATCGTGATGGACAACTTTTTGCTACAGCGGGTGTTAATAAGAAGATAAAAGTATTTGAATGTGATACGATTATAAATGAAAATCGTGATATCCACTATCCTGTTGTCGAGATGGCTAGCAGGTCAAAACTAAGTAGCGTATGCTGGAACAGTTACATTAAAAGCCAGATTGCTTCTAGTAACTTTGAAGGTGTGGTGCAGGTAGGTTGGACCTTTTATTTCATTCATCTTTTATCTCTACATCACTTGATATTGAACAAGTTGCTTAATATATTTAGGTGTGGGATGTCACACGAAGTCAAGTACTAACAGAAATGAGAGAACATGAGAGGCGTGTATGGTCCATTGACATTTCATCAGCAGATCCGACAATGTTGGCTAGTGGGAGTGATGATTGTTCTGTTAAGCTATGGAATATCGATCAGGCAATTCTATTTTTGCACTTGGTGGATGTCAGCTTTGAAACTAAACGTACTAATGTCTTTTAGTTTGTTATTGTTTATTTTTAATACCAGATGTATGATAAGTTGTTCCTCTTACGTGGGTTGCTACTGCAGGGAGTAAGTATTGGTACAATCAGAACAAAGGCCAATGTCTGCTCTGTTCAATTTCCCTTGGATTCTAGCCGTTCTCTTGCATTTGGTTCGGCAGATCATAAAATTTACTACTATGATCTTCGTAACTTAAAAGTGCCTTTGTGCACATTGGTTGGACACAATAAAACTGTGAGTTATGTGAGGTTTGTAGATCCAACAAATCTTGTTTCTGCATCCACGGATAACACGTTAAAGCTCTGGGATTTGTCAATGTGTGCATCTCGGGTTATTGATATTCCCCTTCAATCATTCACGGGTCACATGAACATTAAGGTACATTCACTTTTCGTGTTATAGGAAGCATCTGTAAGTTTACGTTAGGTTTTTTGTTTCTGTAAAAGCTACTGGATTTGGTGTTTTTAATTTCATTGTTAATGTTGCTTAACTCatcatacaactcaactcaactcaactaagcctttatcccaaaaatttggggtcagctatatggattcgctttttccactctaaacgattttgggttaaattctcaggaatgtgtaatacttctaagtcatgttgtactactttcctccaagtcaatttagatctacctctttttttctttctattctctaacctaatgtgctctacttgtctaactgtagcctcc belongs to Hevea brasiliensis isolate MT/VB/25A 57/8 chromosome 4, ASM3005281v1, whole genome shotgun sequence and includes:
- the LOC110668733 gene encoding protein SPA1-RELATED 3 isoform X2 — translated: MLCTSRGMIMEDFSGSSWQKSDNSRGLSTSRVSDCNRRPATRYSVFRKETDRLVLARHNPKNQVSFFGGYKDEAAVDPFARTLEWGDVSLRQWLDKPERSIDEFECLHIFRQIVEIVNEAHSQGIVVHNVRPSCFLMTSFNHVSFIESASCSDSGSDSLEDGLNSQTLEVKNSSSPLPNDMFQHSSRLGSEAFQPGSTPKNALSEASCIQSSSVHATHVPLGEETEEDKICDRRNAEQEEEERKQPFPMKQILLMETSWYSSPEEVACSPSTCASDIYRLGVLLFELFCPFSSREDKSRTMSSLRHRILPPQLLLKWPKEASFCLWLLHPEPSSRPKMGELLLSEFLNEPRENLEEREAAIQLRERIEEQELLLEFLLLIQQRKQEAADKLQDTVSLLCSDIEEVMAHRTFLKKKGGSGLERPKDDNFASNLPQLSLVDNDESSSLGNRKRFRPGIQILDVEECDDNLDDGQNSDMLTETQESLLFKSSRLMKNFKKVESAYFLTRCRPARPSGKLCTRHSPMSSDGRGSIVVTERSSINNLAPKELHVESRRSGWISPFLEGFCKYLSFSKLKVKADLKQGDLLNSSNLVCSLSFDRDGQLFATAGVNKKIKVFECDTIINENRDIHYPVVEMASRSKLSSVCWNSYIKSQIASSNFEGVVQVWDVTRSQVLTEMREHERRVWSIDISSADPTMLASGSDDCSVKLWNIDQGVSIGTIRTKANVCSVQFPLDSSRSLAFGSADHKIYYYDLRNLKVPLCTLVGHNKTVSYVRFVDPTNLVSASTDNTLKLWDLSMCASRVIDIPLQSFTGHMNIKNFVGLSVSDGYIATGSETNEVFIYHKAFPMPALSFKFNNTDLLSGQEIDDPAQFISSVCWRAQSSTLVAANSTGNIKILEMV
- the LOC110668733 gene encoding protein SPA1-RELATED 3 isoform X3, whose translation is MLCTSRGMIMEDFSGSSWQKSDNSRGLSTSRVSDCNRRPATRYSVFRKETDRLVLARHNPKNQVSFFGGYKDEAAVDPFARTLEWGDVSLRQWLDKPERSIDEFECLHIFRQIVEIVNEAHSQGIVVHNVRPSCFLMTSFNHVSFIESASCSDSGSDSLEDGLNSQTLEVKNSSSPLPNDMFQHSSRLGSEAFQPGSTPKNALSEASCIQSSSVHATHVPLGEETEEDKICDRRNAEQEEEERKQPFPMKQILLMETSWYSSPEEVACSPSTCASDIYRLGVLLFELFCPFSSREDKSRTMSSLRHRILPPQLLLKWPKEASFCLWLLHPEPSSRPKMGELLLSEFLNEPRENLEEREAAIQLRERIEEQELLLEFLLLIQQRKQEAADKLQDTVSLLCSDIEEVMAHRTFLKKKGGSGLERPKDDNFASNLPQLSLVDNDESSSLGNRKRFRPGIQILDVEECDDNLDDGQNSDMLTETQESLLFKSSRLMKNFKKVESAYFLTRCRPARPSGKLCTRHSPMSSDGRGSIVVTERSSINNLAPKELHVESRRSGWISPFLEGFCKYLSFSKLKVKADLKQGDLLNSSNLVCSLSFDRDGQLFATAGVNKKIKVFECDTIINENRDIHYPVVEMASRSKLSSVCWNSYIKSQIASSNFEGVVQVWDVTRSQVLTEMREHERRVWSIDISSADPTMLASGSDDCSVKLWNIDQAILFLHLVDVSFETKRSKYWYNQNKGQCLLCSISLGF
- the LOC110668733 gene encoding protein SPA1-RELATED 3 isoform X1, producing MLCTSRGMIMEDFSGSSWQKSDNSRGLSTSRVSDCNRRPATRYSVFRKETDRLVLARHNPKNQVSFFGGYKDEAAVDPFARTLEWGDVSLRQWLDKPERSIDEFECLHIFRQIVEIVNEAHSQGIVVHNVRPSCFLMTSFNHVSFIESASCSDSGSDSLEDGLNSQTLEVKNSSSPLPNDMFQHSSRLGSEAFQPGSTPKNALSEASCIQSSSVHATHVPLGEETEEDKICDRRNAEQEEEERKQPFPMKQILLMETSWYSSPEEVACSPSTCASDIYRLGVLLFELFCPFSSREDKSRTMSSLRHRILPPQLLLKWPKEASFCLWLLHPEPSSRPKMGELLLSEFLNEPRENLEEREAAIQLRERIEEQELLLEFLLLIQQRKQEAADKLQDTVSLLCSDIEEVMAHRTFLKKKGGSGLERPKDDNFASNLPQLSLVDNDESSSLGNRKRFRPGIQILDVEECDDNLDDGQNSDMLTETQESLLFKSSRLMKNFKKVESAYFLTRCRPARPSGKLCTRHSPMSSDGRGSIVVTERSSINNLAPKELHVESRRSGWISPFLEGFCKYLSFSKLKVKADLKQGDLLNSSNLVCSLSFDRDGQLFATAGVNKKIKVFECDTIINENRDIHYPVVEMASRSKLSSVCWNSYIKSQIASSNFEGVVQVWDVTRSQVLTEMREHERRVWSIDISSADPTMLASGSDDCSVKLWNIDQAILFLHLGVSIGTIRTKANVCSVQFPLDSSRSLAFGSADHKIYYYDLRNLKVPLCTLVGHNKTVSYVRFVDPTNLVSASTDNTLKLWDLSMCASRVIDIPLQSFTGHMNIKNFVGLSVSDGYIATGSETNEVFIYHKAFPMPALSFKFNNTDLLSGQEIDDPAQFISSVCWRAQSSTLVAANSTGNIKILEMV